A DNA window from Castanea sativa cultivar Marrone di Chiusa Pesio chromosome 7, ASM4071231v1 contains the following coding sequences:
- the LOC142643490 gene encoding polygalacturonase-1 non-catalytic subunit beta-like produces MHTKPSPMTSLLLFIFLTCLTVGSASDQNPLSQKSYLIWYWNKQTGNSHTKPMFLLSKASPLSAVESASFAKLASTHNHNALSSRLSAFCASANLLCFPDSSLPTHTDDICFEYKICVSPPAADQRSHTTGIFFRESMLKKGTVMPMPDIKDILPERSFLPRSISSKLPFSTSRISELKRVFHAGDNSTMETMIVETLSDCEKAPNLGETKRCVGSAEDMIDFAISVLGRPNVAIRTTKNVNGSKQSIMIGSVKGINGGKVMQQSVSCHQKLFPYLVYTCHSVPKVRVYEADILDPNSKAKINYGVAICHMNTSSWNPNHEAFLELGSGPGRIEVCHWIFENDLTWTVAD; encoded by the exons atgcacaCAAAACCCAGCCCCATGACTTCTCtccttctttttatctttctcACATGTCTCACC GTTGGGTCGGCCAGTGATCAAAACCCATTGTCCCAGAAGTCGTATCTGATTTGGTATTGGAACAAACAGACCGGAAACAGCCACACAAAGCCAATGTTTCTCCTATCCAAAGCGTCCCCATTAAGCGCAGTTGAGTCAGCCAGTTTCGCCAAACTCGCCAGCACCCATAACCACAACGCTCTCTCCTCTCGCCTCTCAGCCTTCTGTGCGTCCGCCAACCTCCTCTGCTTCCCTGATTCTTCATTACCGACTCACACAGACGACATATGTTTCGAATACAAAATCTGCGTGTCCCCGCCCGCCGCAGACCAGAGATCCCATACTACCGGTATTTTCTTTCGGGAGTCAATGTTAAAGAAAGGGACGGTGATGCCAATGCCGGACATTAAAGATATATTGCCAGAAAGGTCCTTTTTGCCGCGGTCCATTTCGTCCAAACTGCCGTTTTCTACGTCCAGAATCTCTGAGCTGAAGCGGGTTTTTCATGCGGGTGATAATTCCACCATGGAGACTATGATAGTTGAGACCTTGAGTGATTGCGAGAAAGCTCCTAACCTAGGCGAGACCAAGCGGTGCGTGGGCTCAGCTGAGGACATGATCGACTTTGCAATCTCGGTCTTGGGTCGTCCAAACGTTGCCATTCGAACAACCAAGAATGTAAACGGGTCAAAGCAGAGTATAATGATCGGGTCGGTCAAAGGGATCAACGGTGGGAAAGTCATGCAGCAATCAGTGTCTTGTCATCAGAAGTTGTTTCCGTACCTAGTATATACCTGCCATTCAGTTCCAAAGGTTCGAGTCTACGAAGCGGATATACTGGATCCAAATTCGAAGGCTAAGATCAATTATGGTGTTGCCATTTGTCACATGAACACCTCTAGTTGGAACCCGAATCATGAAGCTTTCTTGGAGCTAGGGTCGGGTCCGGGTCGGATCGAGGTTTGCCATTGGATTTTCGAGAATGATCTGACCTGGACAGTTGCTGACTAA
- the LOC142643610 gene encoding ABC transporter I family member 17-like has protein sequence MSVALTTLPTGTEAHEHLLAVDIENPSPDQEEAQPPLTKFRIRDLKKESDGGDPILNGISVEIPKGVIVGIIGPSGSGKSTMLRALNRLWEPPLGTVFLDGKDICDLDVLTLRRKVGMLFQLPALFEGTVADNIRYGPQLRGQKLSDEEVYKLLKLADLDSSFYSKTGGELSVGQAQRVALARTLANKPEVLLLDEPTSALDPISTENIEDVLVNLKKKQGMTIIMVSHSIKQIQRIADIVCLLVKGEIVEVLRPDKLSEAKHPMALRFLQLSS, from the exons ATGTCTGTGGCTCTTACGACTCTTCCAACAG GTACAGAGGCTCACGAGCACTTGCTGGCGGTGGATATAGAGAATCCAAGCCCAGATCAAGAAGAAGCACAGCCGCCATTAACGAAGTTTAGGATACGTGATCTGAAGAAGGAATCTGATGGGGGTGATCCTATATTGAACGGGATAAGCGTGGAGATACCGAAGGGTGTGATTGTTGGGATCATAGGGCCGAGTGGGAGTGGGAAATCGACGATGTTGAGAGCTCTGAATAGGCTGTGGGAGCCACCTTTGGGGACTGTGTTTTTGGATGGTAAGGATATCTGTGATCTTGATGTGCTCACTCTCAGGAGGAAGGTTGGGATGCTCTTCCAGCTTCCTGCTCTCTTTGAAG GCACAGTAGCAGACAACATACGATATGGACCGCAATTGAGAGGGCAGAAGCTAAGCGATGAGGAGGTTTACAAGTTGCTCAAACTTGCAGACCTTGATTCCTCTTTTTACAGTAAGACTGGTGGTGAACTATCTGTTGGTCAAGCTCAAAGGGTTGCTCTTGCTAGGACCTTAGCTAATAAACCAGAG GTTCTGCTGCTTGATGAGCCTACAAGCGCCTTGGATCCAATATCAACAGAAAACATAGAGGATGTCCTAGTGAACCTAAAGAAGAAACAGGGAATGACAATTATAATGGTTTCTCACAGCATCAAACAAATCCAGAGGATTGCTGATATTGTCTGTCTCCTTGTGAAAGGTGAAATTGTTGAAGTGTTAAGACCTGATAAACTCTCAGAAGCCAAGCATCCTATGGCACTAAGGTTTCTTCAACTCAGCTCATAA